TAAAGAGGCAGAAGGATTGGAATATCCTTAATTCAGAAGTGATAACAGGGTGCTTCATTGAAAAAATATTTAATTGTAAATAAGCCTAATATAATGAGTATGTATTAGGCTTATTGAAATGAACAAAGATTATAAATCTAATTTGTTTTGTGAATGATATGTTTTTCTTTTTTGATTTCCACTTCGATATTGGTTAATATATCTTTTAAAGTTCCAAGTTTGTAAAAACGTAGTAGCAGCATCGAATCCAGATTGATACAGCCAACCTTTTTCAGCGGTAGTTAATTGAAAGTTGGTACTTGTAATCGTACCGGTTGGAATTTTAATTGTTCTTGCCTTTGCTTCTTTATCTAAATGGCGTAAATCATGCGCCTGCATCATTGTTTTAAATAATCCTTTAAACATTGAAAGGGGTTCTTTGTAAAGAACGGGTTCTGCTTGAATTTCATCTTTTACAAAGTGAAATCCAAAGGTAGGCCAGCGAGGCAGCGTTGGCGAATCGAAAATCCAAATCGGATAATTGCTTAAGATTCCGCCATCCACCATGTAACAAGGTTGTTTCCACTTTGGTGTTTTCCACTTTATGGGCTCGAAAAAGAAGGGAATGGTTCCGCTCATTCTAACCGCTTTCGCAATCGAAAAACGATAATTTGGAAAACCATAGTTTGGTAGATCGTCAGGAAAGATAACCATTTTCCCGTTGCTTATATCTGAAGCGATAATCTTTAAGTTTTTCAGATTAGGTAAATCACTAAAAAAATAAATCCCTTTTTTACGTAATAAATCGTCTAACCATTCTTCTAAAAAAATATTGGAGTAAACTCCTAATCGAGTCCATGCACTTAATCCTTTTCCGATTACTGGGATTTTATCAAGTAACGTTTTTTTTTGTAAATTGATAATAATCTAAAGTACTTATTATATCTTTTAATTCTGTACAGGAGTAACCAGCTGCTAGTAGAGCGGCGATAATGGCACCTGCTGATGTACCAGCAACACGTTCGAAAGAGTAGCCGCGCTCATTCAATGCGCAAATGGCACCTACATGTGCGATTCCACGAACTCCTCCACCTTCAAACACACCATCAATTTTCATGAAAAAATAATTCCTTTCCATGTAAAGATTTGGGGTAGCAAAAAAGCACGTAGATCACGTGCTTTTTTACAATAGTTTTTGCAAATTACTTAGCAACCAACGAAGCCGCCCCAACAGCTAGCTCCAATAATGATTAGAAGGATAAATAAAACGATTAATAAA
The window above is part of the Bacillus cytotoxicus NVH 391-98 genome. Proteins encoded here:
- a CDS encoding YjcZ family sporulation protein — encoded protein: MGYGYGGGYGCGYGGFALLIVLFILLIIIGASCWGGFVGC